The Raphanus sativus cultivar WK10039 chromosome 2, ASM80110v3, whole genome shotgun sequence genome includes a region encoding these proteins:
- the LOC108840553 gene encoding indole glucosinolate O-methyltransferase 1, whose protein sequence is MPNHLQDPLLTYSKPVLTKEEQEVDDKMVSLQAESIVNTVAFPMVLKAALELGVIDTIAAAGNDVWLSPYEIARSLPTKPTNPEAPVLLDRMLRLLVSQSILKCRMLEGKENGRTGKMEMVYATEPVCKYFLKDSDGSGSLVSLFTLLHTEVFFKSWTNLKDVILEGRDAFSSAHGMQIFEYINSDRQFAEMFDRAMSEPSTMILKKVLEVYKGFKDVNTLVDVGGGNGTTLGLVTSKYPHIKGINFDLPPVLANAPSYPGVEHVSGDMFIEVPKGDAVFMKWILHDWTDELCMKLLKNCWKSLPENGKVIIVDLITPSEPKSGDFSSNYMFGMDMLMLTQCSGGKERSFLQLENLAFGSGFLRCEVVCGVHSYSVIEFQK, encoded by the exons ATGCCAAACCATCTTCAAGACCCCTTACTCACTTACTCTAAGCCGGTTTTAACCAAAGAAGAGCAAGAAGTCGACGACAAAATGGTGAGTTTGCAAGCGGAGAGTATCGTCAATACAGTGGCTTTCCCCATGGTTCTCAAAGCCGCCTTGGAGCTTGGTGTCATCGACACGATCGCTGCAGCAGGCAACGACGTGTGGCTCTCACCGTATGAGATAGCCCGTAGTCTCCCAACCAAACCCACCAACCCGGAGGCGCCAGTGTTGCTTGACAGGATGCTGCGGTTACTCGTCAGCCAATCTATTTTGAAGTGCCGTATGCTAGAAGGCAAAGAAAACGGTCGAACCGGAAAGATGGAGATGGTATATGCAACGGAACCGGTTTGCAAGTATTTCTTGAAAGATAGTGACGGTTCTGGTTCTCTTGTTTCTCTGTTTACGTTGCTCCACACCGAAGTGTTTTTCAAGAGTTG GACAAATCTTAAAGATGTGATATTAGAAGGAAGAGATGCATTTAGCTCTGCCCACGGCATGCAAATTTTTGAATACATTAATTCGGATAGACAATTTGCTGAAATGTTTGATCGTGCCATGTCAGAACCTTCAACCATGATTTTAAAGAAGGTTCTAGAAGTTTACAAAGGATTTAAAGATGTTAACACTTTGGTGGATGTTGGAGGAGGAAATGGGACTACATTAGGTCTAGTCACTTCCAAGTATCCTCATATTAAGGGAATTAATTTTGACTTACCTCCGGTTTTAGCTAATGCACCATCTTATCCAG GAGTGGAGCATGTCTCTGGAGACATGTTTATAGAAGTTCCAAAAGGAGATGCAGTATTTATGAAA TGGATACTACATGATTGGACGGACGAACTTTGTATGAAGCTTCTAAAAAATTGTTGGAAGAGCCTACCGGAAAATGGAAAAGTGATCATTGTAGATTTGATTACACCATCAGAACCAAAGAGTGGTGACTTTTCCTCTAACTACATGTTTGGTATGGACATGTTGATGCTAACACAATGCTCAGGTGGTAAAGAGAGATCATTTTTGCAGTTGGAGAATTTAGCATTTGGTTCAGGTTTTCTTCGGTGTGAAGTTGTTTGTGGTGTCCATTCATATTCTGTTATCGAATTCCAGAAATAG
- the LOC108840381 gene encoding protein disulfide isomerase-like 1-2, which translates to MAFKGFALFSILVLSLFASSIRSEETETKEFVLTLDHSNFTETVNKHDFIVVEFYAPWCGHCKSLAPEYEKAASELSSHSPPLILAKIDASEESNKGIANEYKIQGFPTIKILRNGGKSIQDYNGPREADGIVSYVKKQSGPASAEIKAVADAAEVVGEKNVVAVGVFPKLSGEEYDSFMALAEKLRGDYDFAHTLDAKLLPRGDSSVAGPLVRLFKPFDELFVDSKDFNGEALEKFIKESSIPLVTVFDSDPSNRPYVASFFDSSATKVMMFINFTGESAESLKSKYREVATSYKGQGLSFLVGDAEGGKDALEYFGLEESQVPLVIIQTPDSMKYLKANVVVDEIESWMKDFKDGKVAVFKKSQPIPAENNEPVKVVVAETLDDIVLKSGKNVLIEFYAPWCGHCKKIAPILDEVALAFQNDPSVIIAKLDATANDIPSEPFDVKGFPTIYFRSVSGNVVAYEGDRTKEDFISFIEKNKSTTSHGEETTTSTKIEEPKKTDASATKDEL; encoded by the exons ATGGCGTTTAAGGGTTTCGCGTTGTTTTCGATCCTGGTCTTATCTCTGTTCGCTTCGTCTATAAGAAGCGAAGAGACGGAGACGAAGGAGTTCGTCTTGACTCTAGACCACTCTAACTTCACCGAAACCGTCAACAAGCACGATTTCATCGTCGTTGAGTTCTACGCCCCATG GTGCGGCCACTGCAAGAGTCTTGCTCCTGAG TACGAGAAGGCTGCATCGGAGTTGAGCAGCCATAGCCCTCCCCTTATTCTAGCCAAGATTGATGCTAGTGAGGAGTCAAACAAAGGCATTGCAAACGAGTACAAGATTCAGGGCTTCCCCACTATCAAGATTCTGAGAAATGGAGGAAAGTCAATTCAAGATTACAACGGACCTCGCGAAGCTGATGGTATTGTCTCTTATGTGAAGAAGCAAAGTGGTCCTGCTTCAGCTGAGATTAAGGCAGTAGCTGATGCTGCTGAGGTTGTCGGTGAAAAGAATGTCGTTGCT GTTGGCGTGTTCCCTAAGTTATCCGGTGAGGAGTATGATTCTTTCATGGCCCTTGCTGAGAAACTGCGCGGTGACTATGATTTTGCACACACTTTGGATGCCAAGCTTCTTCCTCGTGGAGACTCATCTGTGGCAGGACCTCTCGTGAGGCTATTCAAGCCTTTTGATGAACTGTTTGTTGATTCCAAG GATTTCAATGGGGAAGCTTTAGAGAAGTTTATCAAAGAGTCAAGCATTCCACTTGTCACCGTCTTTGACAGTGATCCAAGCAACCGCCCATATGTTGCCTCATTCTTTGACAGCTCTGCCACTAAG GTAATGATGTTTATTAACTTCACTGGAGAATCAGCTGAATCTCTAAAATCAAAGTACCGAGAAGTTGCTACCTCTTACAAAGGACAAGGTCTTTCCTTCCTAGTTGGTGATGCTGAGGGCGGCAAAGACGCCTTGGAG TACTTTGGACTGGAAGAGAGCCAAGTTCCCCTTGTCATTATCCAGACTCCTGATAGCATGAAGTACTTGAAAGCTAACGTTGTGGTTGACGAGATTGAATCATGGATGAAGGACTTCAAG GACGGGAAGGTTGCTGTCTTCAAAAAATCTCAACCTATTCCAGCTGAGAACAACGAACCAGTGAAGGTTGTTGTAGCTGAGACCCTTGACGACATAGTGCTCAAGTCTGGAAAGAATG TCTTGATTGAGTTCTATGCACCATGGTGTGGACATTGCAAAAAAATTGCCCCAATCTTGGACGAAGTTGCTTTGGCCTTCCAGAACGACCCAAGTGTGATCATAGCAAAACTA GACGCAACCGCAAATGATATCCCAAGCGAACCCTTCGATGTGAAAGGCTTCCCAACCATTTACTTCAGATCAGTGAGTGGAAACGTTGTAGCGTATGAAGGAGACAGGACAAAGGAAGACTTCATAAGCTTCATTGAGAAGAACAAGTCAACAACTTCTCATGGTGAAGAGACTACTACTAGTACTAAAATTGAGGAACCTAAGAAGACTGATGCATCGGCCACAAAGGACGAGCTGTAA